A section of the Bombus terrestris chromosome 2, iyBomTerr1.2, whole genome shotgun sequence genome encodes:
- the LOC100647491 gene encoding deubiquitinase DESI2: MMFSSGLSCNLSFPSCLGYPQDNEELIPKMAREPIILNVYDMYWINEYTTPIGLGVFHSGVEIYGTEYAYGGHSKPISGIFEITPRVAEELGEQFRYRQSVHIGYTDFTEEDVTRIVTELGKDFRGDRYHLMNKNCNHFSSQLTLILCGQEIPGWVNRLAYFSSCVPFLQRCLPKEWLTPDALQHSLNQVSHESTSSERVTPFREFMRKGSLS; the protein is encoded by the exons ATGATGTTTTCGTCAGGTCTTAGCTGCAATCTATCTTTTCCTAGTTGTCTGGGTTATCCACAGGATAACGAAGAATTAATACCAAAAATGGCTAGAGAGCCAATAATTCTTAATGTTTATGATATG TATTGGATAAATGAATATACTACTCCAATTGGATTGGGTGTATTTCATTCAGGAGTTGAAATATATGGAAcag AATATGCGTATGGAGGTCATTCTAAACCAATTTCTGGAATTTTTGAAATCACACCGAGAGTTGCTGAAGAATTAGGGGAGCAATTTAGATATAG GCAATCAGTACACATTGGATATACAGATTTCACAGAAGAAGATGTAACTAGGATCGTTACTGAATTAGGAAAAGATTTTAGGGGTGATCGTTACCatttaatgaataaaaattgtaatcattTTAGTAGTCAACTTACactt ATTTTGTGTGGTCAAGAAATACCGGGTTGGGTAAATCGCCTTGCATATTTCAGTTCTTGTGTACCATTTCTTCAACGTTGTCTACCAAAGGAATGGTTAACGCCTGATGCACTTCAACATTCTCTGAATCAAGTCAGCCATGAAAGTACATCCTCTGAAA GAGTTACACCATTTAGAGAGTTTATGCGCAAAGGAAGTTTATCGTGA